From one Bacteroides fragilis NCTC 9343 genomic stretch:
- the fsa gene encoding fructose-6-phosphate aldolase, whose product MKFFIDTANLDQIREAHDLGVLDGVTTNPSLMAKEGIKGVENQRRHYVEICNIVQGDVSAEVIATDYEGMVREGKELAALNPHIVVKVPCIADGIKAIKHFSGQGIRTNCTLVFSTGQALLAAKAGATYVSPFVGRLDDICEDGVGLVADIVRMYRFYNYPTQVLAASIRSSKHIMECVEAGADVATCPLSAIKGLLNHPLTDAGLKKFLEDYKKVNE is encoded by the coding sequence TGGATCAAATCCGGGAAGCACATGATTTGGGAGTTCTGGACGGAGTGACCACCAATCCTTCTCTGATGGCGAAAGAAGGCATTAAAGGTGTCGAAAATCAGCGAAGACATTACGTGGAGATATGCAATATCGTACAAGGTGATGTCAGTGCCGAGGTGATTGCGACTGATTACGAAGGAATGGTCAGGGAAGGTAAGGAACTGGCAGCCCTCAATCCGCATATTGTGGTGAAGGTACCGTGCATTGCCGATGGCATAAAAGCCATCAAGCACTTTTCGGGGCAAGGCATCCGTACCAATTGCACATTGGTTTTCTCCACTGGTCAGGCTTTACTGGCTGCTAAAGCGGGAGCTACGTATGTTTCTCCTTTCGTGGGACGTTTGGATGACATCTGTGAGGATGGAGTCGGATTGGTTGCCGATATCGTTCGGATGTACCGCTTCTACAATTATCCTACTCAGGTGCTGGCCGCCTCTATCCGTAGTTCCAAGCACATCATGGAATGTGTGGAGGCCGGTGCCGATGTAGCAACTTGTCCGTTGAGTGCCATTAAAGGACTGCTGAACCACCCGTTGACAGATGCCGGATTGAAGAAATTCCTGGAAGATTATAAGAAGGTAAATGAATGA